In the Portunus trituberculatus isolate SZX2019 chromosome 21, ASM1759143v1, whole genome shotgun sequence genome, one interval contains:
- the LOC123507097 gene encoding histone acetyltransferase KAT2A-like isoform X2 yields MASRESGNLSGGGGVAATAAAIAAAGTSPHQQQQQHNPAQAPMTAAGAGGSVGSLPAGGSQATVAAAAAGGGAAEGAGRVSNVQRIQQKKAQVRAWPRDKKLEKLAIYSACKGDENCKCNGWKNPTPPTHPARPDTPQPAAPPSQPCRSCSHMLSKHVSHLESASDDDLDRLLSIVVDVENLFICVHREEDPDTKQVYSYLFRRLRKCILQVTPPTVEVPLGTPPFERPSIFKGVTNFVFHKFNRLQQKDFQMMSDLAKMFLHCLNHWRLETPSARRAHTTPEESSAYKVNYTRWLCFSYVPQLCDSLPHHETTAIFGRTFLRAVFHTLRKQLLDKFRAEKDKMPPEKKLLLLNHFPRFLSMLEEEVYSNSSPIWDADYRPQLPPHLHAQATERASGGSGVTRGEFERLTVPPGEGQYTTVNLTPAATRRARLEESRGEKREGDDVCENSNNSSSSSSSSSTTTTSNNSNSSKRMKLESEDLGEDMVAEVVATITDPRKMVGPEVLFSENAARDEAAKLEERKGNIEFHVIGNSLTQKVSKQTMLWLIGLQNVFSHQLPRMPKDYITRLVFDPKHRTLALIKDNRPIGGICFRMFATQGFTEIVFCAVTSNEQVKGYGTHMMNHLKDYHVKNNVLHFLTFADEFAIGYFKKQGFSKDIQLARSVYQGYIKDYEGATLMGCELNPNIVYTEFTAVIRRQKEIIKKLIERKQSEIRKVHPGLTCFRDGVREIPVESIPGIREAGWKGPPASKPVRSPSQEHQEAEYLTSMLKTLLCNVKNHTAAWPFQVPVDPNEVPDYYDHIKCPMDLKTMTERLKANYYVNARLFNADMLRIFKNCRFYNHPETEYYKCANNLEKYYINKMRELGLLESK; encoded by the exons ATGGCCTCAAGGGAGAGTGGAAATTTGAGTGGAGGCGGAGGAGTTGCAGCAActgcagcagcaatagcagcagctggCACTAGTccccatcaacaacagcaacagcacaaTCCTGCACAGGCACCCATGACTGCAGCCGGGGCAGGTGGGAGTGTAGGCTCCCTTCCAGCTGGAGGATCACAGGCAACAgtggctgcagcagcagcaggtggaggGGCAGCAGAGGGGGCTGGAAGAGTAAGCAATGTACAGCGTATCCAGCAGAAGAAGGCACAAGTTCGAGCATGGCCGAGGGACAAGAAGCTGGAGAAGCTGGCCATTTACTCAGCGTGTAAA GGTGATGAGAATTGCAAGTGCAATGGGTGGAAAAACCCGACTCCCCCAACCCATCCTGCCCGACCAGACACACCACAGCCAGCAGCACCCCCATCACAGCCCTGCCGCAGCTGCTCCCACATGCTGA GTAAACATGTCAGCCACCTCGAGTCTGCCAGTGACGACGACCTTGACCGCCTGCTCTCCATTGTGGTGGATGTGGAGAACCTCTTCATCTGTGTCCATCGGGAGGAGGACCCTGACAccaagcag GTGTACTCGTACCTGTTCCGACGGCTGCGGAAGTGTATCCTTCAAGTGACGCCCCCAACTGTGGAAGTGCCTCTGGGAACACCACCCTTTGAGCGGCCCTCCATCTTCAAGGGTGTCACCAACTTTGTCTTCCATAAGTTTAACCGCCTGCAGCAGAAG GACTTTCAAATGATGAGTGACCTTGCCAAGATGTTTCTTCACTGCCTCAACCACTGGCGACTAGAGACACCCTCTGCTCGCCGTGCCCACACCACTCCAGAGGAGAGCTCAGCTTACAAAGTCAACTATACCAG ATGGCTTTGCTTCAGCTACGTGCCCCAGCTGTGCGACTCCCTCCCCCATCACGAAACCACAGCCATATTTGGCCGCACTTTTCTCCGGGCAGTGTTCCATACCTTACGCAAGCAGCTGCTGGACAAGTTCCGAGCTGAGAAGGACAAGATGCCACCAGAGAAGAAGCTGCTCTTACTGAACCACTTCCCAAG attCCTTTCCatgttggaggaagaggtgtacTCAAACTCCTCCCCTATATGGGATGCTGACTACCGCCCACAGCTGCCACCACACCTCCATGCACAGGCCACTGAGAGAGCCTCGG GAGGAAGTGGAGTGACACGTGGTGAGTTTGAGAGACTAACGGTTCCTCCAGGAGAAGGCCAGTACACCACGGTGAACCTCACACCTGCTGCCACCCGCCGAGCTCGCCTGGAGGAGAG CCGAGGAGAAAAGCGTGAAGGGGACGATGTTTGTGAgaacagcaataatagtagcagcagcagtagcagcagtagcaccaccaccactagcaacaacagcaacagcagtaagaGGATGAAGCTGGAATCTGAGGATCTTGGAGAGGATATGGTGGCAGAAGTTGTGGCTACCATCACTGACCCCAGGAAGATGGTTGGGCCGGAGGTACTCTTCTCAGAGAATGCAGCAAGGGATGAGGCAGCTAAG CTGGAGGAGCGCAAGGGTAACATAGAGTTCCATGTAATAGGCAACTCACTGACCCAAAAGGTATCCAAGCAGACCATGTTGTGGCTCATTGGTCTGCAGAATGTGTTCTCCCATCAGCTGCCCAGAATGCCCAAGGACTACATCACACGTCTCGTCTTTGACCC GAAGCATCGCACTCTGGCCCTCATTAAGGACAACCGTCCTATTGGAGGGATCTGCTTCCGGATGTTTGCCACGCAGGGCTTCACCGAGATTGTGTTCTGTGCCGTCACTTCTAATGAACAAGTGAAAGGTTACGGCACACACATGATGAACCACCTCAAGGATTACCACGTTAAAAACAATGTCCTCCACTTCCTGACGTTTGCAGATGAATTTGCCATTG gatACTTCAAGAAGCAAGGATTCAGCAAGGACATACAGCTGGCCCGTTCAGTGTATCAGGGATACATTAAAGACTATGAAGGTGCCACACTCATGGGCTGTGAACTCAACCCCAATATTGTATACACAGAGTTCACAGCTGTCATCAGGAGACAGAAAGAG ataataaaaaaactcaTTGAGAGGAAGCAGAGTGAAATCCGGAAGGTGCACCCTGGACTGACATGCTTCAGGGATGGCGTGCGAGAAATTCCAGTAGAGAGCATACCAGGGATCCGGGAGGCTGGATGGAAGGGACCCCCTGCATCAAAGCCTGTGCGCTCCCCAAGCCAGGAGCACCAGGAGGCTGAGTACCTAACCAGCATGCTGAAGACTCTCTTGTGCAAT GTCAAGAACCACACAGCTGCCTGGCCCTTCCAAGTCCCAGTGGACCCCAACGAAGTACCTGATTACTACGACCATATAAAGTGTCCCATGG
- the LOC123507097 gene encoding histone acetyltransferase KAT2A-like isoform X3 yields the protein MASRESGNLSGGGGVAATAAAIAAAGTSPHQQQQQHNPAQAPMTAAGAGGSVGSLPAGGSQATVAAAAAGGGAAEGAGRVSNVQRIQQKKAQVRAWPRDKKLEKLAIYSACKGDENCKCNGWKNPTPPTHPARPDTPQPAAPPSQPCRSCSHMLSKHVSHLESASDDDLDRLLSIVVDVENLFICVHREEDPDTKQVYSYLFRRLRKCILQVTPPTVEVPLGTPPFERPSIFKGVTNFVFHKFNRLQQKDFQMMSDLAKMFLHCLNHWRLETPSARRAHTTPEESSAYKVNYTRWLCFSYVPQLCDSLPHHETTAIFGRTFLRAVFHTLRKQLLDKFRAEKDKMPPEKKLLLLNHFPRFLSMLEEEVYSNSSPIWDADYRPQLPPHLHAQATERASGGSGVTRGEFERLTVPPGEGQYTTVNLTPAATRRARLEESSRGEKREGDDVCENSNNSSSSSSSSSTTTTSNNSNSSKRMKLESEDLGEDMVAEVVATITDPRKMVGPEVLFSENAARDEAAKLEERKGNIEFHVIGNSLTQKVSKQTMLWLIGLQNVFSHQLPRMPKDYITRLVFDPKHRTLALIKDNRPIGGICFRMFATQGFTEIVFCAVTSNEQVKGYGTHMMNHLKDYHVKNNVLHFLTFADEFAIGYFKKQGFSKDIQLARSVYQGYIKDYEGATLMGCELNPNIVYTEFTAVIRRQKEIIKKLIERKQSEIRKVHPGLTCFRDGVREIPVESIPGIREAGWKGPPASKPVRSPSQEHQEAEYLTSMLKTLLCNVKNHTAAWPFQVPVDPNEVPDYYDHIKCPMGWWTSGTA from the exons ATGGCCTCAAGGGAGAGTGGAAATTTGAGTGGAGGCGGAGGAGTTGCAGCAActgcagcagcaatagcagcagctggCACTAGTccccatcaacaacagcaacagcacaaTCCTGCACAGGCACCCATGACTGCAGCCGGGGCAGGTGGGAGTGTAGGCTCCCTTCCAGCTGGAGGATCACAGGCAACAgtggctgcagcagcagcaggtggaggGGCAGCAGAGGGGGCTGGAAGAGTAAGCAATGTACAGCGTATCCAGCAGAAGAAGGCACAAGTTCGAGCATGGCCGAGGGACAAGAAGCTGGAGAAGCTGGCCATTTACTCAGCGTGTAAA GGTGATGAGAATTGCAAGTGCAATGGGTGGAAAAACCCGACTCCCCCAACCCATCCTGCCCGACCAGACACACCACAGCCAGCAGCACCCCCATCACAGCCCTGCCGCAGCTGCTCCCACATGCTGA GTAAACATGTCAGCCACCTCGAGTCTGCCAGTGACGACGACCTTGACCGCCTGCTCTCCATTGTGGTGGATGTGGAGAACCTCTTCATCTGTGTCCATCGGGAGGAGGACCCTGACAccaagcag GTGTACTCGTACCTGTTCCGACGGCTGCGGAAGTGTATCCTTCAAGTGACGCCCCCAACTGTGGAAGTGCCTCTGGGAACACCACCCTTTGAGCGGCCCTCCATCTTCAAGGGTGTCACCAACTTTGTCTTCCATAAGTTTAACCGCCTGCAGCAGAAG GACTTTCAAATGATGAGTGACCTTGCCAAGATGTTTCTTCACTGCCTCAACCACTGGCGACTAGAGACACCCTCTGCTCGCCGTGCCCACACCACTCCAGAGGAGAGCTCAGCTTACAAAGTCAACTATACCAG ATGGCTTTGCTTCAGCTACGTGCCCCAGCTGTGCGACTCCCTCCCCCATCACGAAACCACAGCCATATTTGGCCGCACTTTTCTCCGGGCAGTGTTCCATACCTTACGCAAGCAGCTGCTGGACAAGTTCCGAGCTGAGAAGGACAAGATGCCACCAGAGAAGAAGCTGCTCTTACTGAACCACTTCCCAAG attCCTTTCCatgttggaggaagaggtgtacTCAAACTCCTCCCCTATATGGGATGCTGACTACCGCCCACAGCTGCCACCACACCTCCATGCACAGGCCACTGAGAGAGCCTCGG GAGGAAGTGGAGTGACACGTGGTGAGTTTGAGAGACTAACGGTTCCTCCAGGAGAAGGCCAGTACACCACGGTGAACCTCACACCTGCTGCCACCCGCCGAGCTCGCCTGGAGGAGAG CAGCCGAGGAGAAAAGCGTGAAGGGGACGATGTTTGTGAgaacagcaataatagtagcagcagcagtagcagcagtagcaccaccaccactagcaacaacagcaacagcagtaagaGGATGAAGCTGGAATCTGAGGATCTTGGAGAGGATATGGTGGCAGAAGTTGTGGCTACCATCACTGACCCCAGGAAGATGGTTGGGCCGGAGGTACTCTTCTCAGAGAATGCAGCAAGGGATGAGGCAGCTAAG CTGGAGGAGCGCAAGGGTAACATAGAGTTCCATGTAATAGGCAACTCACTGACCCAAAAGGTATCCAAGCAGACCATGTTGTGGCTCATTGGTCTGCAGAATGTGTTCTCCCATCAGCTGCCCAGAATGCCCAAGGACTACATCACACGTCTCGTCTTTGACCC GAAGCATCGCACTCTGGCCCTCATTAAGGACAACCGTCCTATTGGAGGGATCTGCTTCCGGATGTTTGCCACGCAGGGCTTCACCGAGATTGTGTTCTGTGCCGTCACTTCTAATGAACAAGTGAAAGGTTACGGCACACACATGATGAACCACCTCAAGGATTACCACGTTAAAAACAATGTCCTCCACTTCCTGACGTTTGCAGATGAATTTGCCATTG gatACTTCAAGAAGCAAGGATTCAGCAAGGACATACAGCTGGCCCGTTCAGTGTATCAGGGATACATTAAAGACTATGAAGGTGCCACACTCATGGGCTGTGAACTCAACCCCAATATTGTATACACAGAGTTCACAGCTGTCATCAGGAGACAGAAAGAG ataataaaaaaactcaTTGAGAGGAAGCAGAGTGAAATCCGGAAGGTGCACCCTGGACTGACATGCTTCAGGGATGGCGTGCGAGAAATTCCAGTAGAGAGCATACCAGGGATCCGGGAGGCTGGATGGAAGGGACCCCCTGCATCAAAGCCTGTGCGCTCCCCAAGCCAGGAGCACCAGGAGGCTGAGTACCTAACCAGCATGCTGAAGACTCTCTTGTGCAAT GTCAAGAACCACACAGCTGCCTGGCCCTTCCAAGTCCCAGTGGACCCCAACGAAGTACCTGATTACTACGACCATATAAAGTGTCCCATGG gatggtggacatctggaacagcttga
- the LOC123507097 gene encoding histone acetyltransferase KAT2A-like isoform X1 codes for MASRESGNLSGGGGVAATAAAIAAAGTSPHQQQQQHNPAQAPMTAAGAGGSVGSLPAGGSQATVAAAAAGGGAAEGAGRVSNVQRIQQKKAQVRAWPRDKKLEKLAIYSACKGDENCKCNGWKNPTPPTHPARPDTPQPAAPPSQPCRSCSHMLSKHVSHLESASDDDLDRLLSIVVDVENLFICVHREEDPDTKQVYSYLFRRLRKCILQVTPPTVEVPLGTPPFERPSIFKGVTNFVFHKFNRLQQKDFQMMSDLAKMFLHCLNHWRLETPSARRAHTTPEESSAYKVNYTRWLCFSYVPQLCDSLPHHETTAIFGRTFLRAVFHTLRKQLLDKFRAEKDKMPPEKKLLLLNHFPRFLSMLEEEVYSNSSPIWDADYRPQLPPHLHAQATERASGGSGVTRGEFERLTVPPGEGQYTTVNLTPAATRRARLEESSRGEKREGDDVCENSNNSSSSSSSSSTTTTSNNSNSSKRMKLESEDLGEDMVAEVVATITDPRKMVGPEVLFSENAARDEAAKLEERKGNIEFHVIGNSLTQKVSKQTMLWLIGLQNVFSHQLPRMPKDYITRLVFDPKHRTLALIKDNRPIGGICFRMFATQGFTEIVFCAVTSNEQVKGYGTHMMNHLKDYHVKNNVLHFLTFADEFAIGYFKKQGFSKDIQLARSVYQGYIKDYEGATLMGCELNPNIVYTEFTAVIRRQKEIIKKLIERKQSEIRKVHPGLTCFRDGVREIPVESIPGIREAGWKGPPASKPVRSPSQEHQEAEYLTSMLKTLLCNVKNHTAAWPFQVPVDPNEVPDYYDHIKCPMDLKTMTERLKANYYVNARLFNADMLRIFKNCRFYNHPETEYYKCANNLEKYYINKMRELGLLESK; via the exons ATGGCCTCAAGGGAGAGTGGAAATTTGAGTGGAGGCGGAGGAGTTGCAGCAActgcagcagcaatagcagcagctggCACTAGTccccatcaacaacagcaacagcacaaTCCTGCACAGGCACCCATGACTGCAGCCGGGGCAGGTGGGAGTGTAGGCTCCCTTCCAGCTGGAGGATCACAGGCAACAgtggctgcagcagcagcaggtggaggGGCAGCAGAGGGGGCTGGAAGAGTAAGCAATGTACAGCGTATCCAGCAGAAGAAGGCACAAGTTCGAGCATGGCCGAGGGACAAGAAGCTGGAGAAGCTGGCCATTTACTCAGCGTGTAAA GGTGATGAGAATTGCAAGTGCAATGGGTGGAAAAACCCGACTCCCCCAACCCATCCTGCCCGACCAGACACACCACAGCCAGCAGCACCCCCATCACAGCCCTGCCGCAGCTGCTCCCACATGCTGA GTAAACATGTCAGCCACCTCGAGTCTGCCAGTGACGACGACCTTGACCGCCTGCTCTCCATTGTGGTGGATGTGGAGAACCTCTTCATCTGTGTCCATCGGGAGGAGGACCCTGACAccaagcag GTGTACTCGTACCTGTTCCGACGGCTGCGGAAGTGTATCCTTCAAGTGACGCCCCCAACTGTGGAAGTGCCTCTGGGAACACCACCCTTTGAGCGGCCCTCCATCTTCAAGGGTGTCACCAACTTTGTCTTCCATAAGTTTAACCGCCTGCAGCAGAAG GACTTTCAAATGATGAGTGACCTTGCCAAGATGTTTCTTCACTGCCTCAACCACTGGCGACTAGAGACACCCTCTGCTCGCCGTGCCCACACCACTCCAGAGGAGAGCTCAGCTTACAAAGTCAACTATACCAG ATGGCTTTGCTTCAGCTACGTGCCCCAGCTGTGCGACTCCCTCCCCCATCACGAAACCACAGCCATATTTGGCCGCACTTTTCTCCGGGCAGTGTTCCATACCTTACGCAAGCAGCTGCTGGACAAGTTCCGAGCTGAGAAGGACAAGATGCCACCAGAGAAGAAGCTGCTCTTACTGAACCACTTCCCAAG attCCTTTCCatgttggaggaagaggtgtacTCAAACTCCTCCCCTATATGGGATGCTGACTACCGCCCACAGCTGCCACCACACCTCCATGCACAGGCCACTGAGAGAGCCTCGG GAGGAAGTGGAGTGACACGTGGTGAGTTTGAGAGACTAACGGTTCCTCCAGGAGAAGGCCAGTACACCACGGTGAACCTCACACCTGCTGCCACCCGCCGAGCTCGCCTGGAGGAGAG CAGCCGAGGAGAAAAGCGTGAAGGGGACGATGTTTGTGAgaacagcaataatagtagcagcagcagtagcagcagtagcaccaccaccactagcaacaacagcaacagcagtaagaGGATGAAGCTGGAATCTGAGGATCTTGGAGAGGATATGGTGGCAGAAGTTGTGGCTACCATCACTGACCCCAGGAAGATGGTTGGGCCGGAGGTACTCTTCTCAGAGAATGCAGCAAGGGATGAGGCAGCTAAG CTGGAGGAGCGCAAGGGTAACATAGAGTTCCATGTAATAGGCAACTCACTGACCCAAAAGGTATCCAAGCAGACCATGTTGTGGCTCATTGGTCTGCAGAATGTGTTCTCCCATCAGCTGCCCAGAATGCCCAAGGACTACATCACACGTCTCGTCTTTGACCC GAAGCATCGCACTCTGGCCCTCATTAAGGACAACCGTCCTATTGGAGGGATCTGCTTCCGGATGTTTGCCACGCAGGGCTTCACCGAGATTGTGTTCTGTGCCGTCACTTCTAATGAACAAGTGAAAGGTTACGGCACACACATGATGAACCACCTCAAGGATTACCACGTTAAAAACAATGTCCTCCACTTCCTGACGTTTGCAGATGAATTTGCCATTG gatACTTCAAGAAGCAAGGATTCAGCAAGGACATACAGCTGGCCCGTTCAGTGTATCAGGGATACATTAAAGACTATGAAGGTGCCACACTCATGGGCTGTGAACTCAACCCCAATATTGTATACACAGAGTTCACAGCTGTCATCAGGAGACAGAAAGAG ataataaaaaaactcaTTGAGAGGAAGCAGAGTGAAATCCGGAAGGTGCACCCTGGACTGACATGCTTCAGGGATGGCGTGCGAGAAATTCCAGTAGAGAGCATACCAGGGATCCGGGAGGCTGGATGGAAGGGACCCCCTGCATCAAAGCCTGTGCGCTCCCCAAGCCAGGAGCACCAGGAGGCTGAGTACCTAACCAGCATGCTGAAGACTCTCTTGTGCAAT GTCAAGAACCACACAGCTGCCTGGCCCTTCCAAGTCCCAGTGGACCCCAACGAAGTACCTGATTACTACGACCATATAAAGTGTCCCATGG
- the LOC123507101 gene encoding solute carrier family 2, facilitated glucose transporter member 1-like isoform X3: MVILSVGGLNARLAFAISAAAFGSAFQHGYNLGVINNPQTLMEEWINSTYYDRYDEPMTEQKITFIFSIIVSIYCVGGMIGGALTGLFAERLGRKGGLLINNAFALVAAVLFGFCKMAGSYEMLIAARFVIGINNGLNAGLCPMYLSEIAPVSLRGAIGTAYQLVLTISILISQIMGLDNLLGTESLWPIALALTGIPAIFQLLALPVCPESPKFLLITKDKPMDAQRALTWLRNTNDVQTEMGEMRNEAEASKLVPSVSLREITMNPTLRIPLVISVMMMVAQQLSGINAVIFFSTEIYKSAGLNTDAALQATIAMGAMNVLMTFASLVMVEKFGRKTLMLVGLSGMLVDVFLLFICLLYKNSHVVVGYLSIFLVIFFVVMFATGPGSIPWFFVTELFAQNARPTASSIAVAVNWTAAFIVGIGFLPLKELMGPFVFIIFVVLLILFILFTWFKVPETKGRSIDEITSIFKQTAYGDSRV; the protein is encoded by the exons CTGATGGAGGAATGGATCAACAGCACGTACTATGACCGCTACGATGAGCCCATGACGGAGCAGAAAATCACCTTCATCTTCTCCATCATCGTGTCCATCTACTGCGTGGGCGGCATGATCGGCGGGGCCCTCACTGGCCTCTTcgctgaa AGGTTAGGCCGTAAGGGTGGACTGCTCATCAACAACGCCTTCGCCCTCGTCGCCGCCGTGCTCTTCGGGTTCTGCAAGATGGCTGGTTCCTACGAGATGCTGATCGCCGCTCGCTTCGTCATCGGTATCAACAACGGTCTGAACGCTGGTCTCTGCCCCATGTACCTGTCTGAAATCGCCCCCGTCAGTCTTCGCGGCGCCATCGGTACCGCCTACCAGCTGGTGCTCACCATCTCCATCCTG ATTTCTCAGATCATGGGCCTGGATAACCTTCTCGGCACGGAGTCTCTGTGGCCCATCGCCCTGGCCCTCACTGGTATCCCGGCCATCTTCCAGCTGCTCGCCCTGCCTGTCTGCCCTGAGTCACCCAAGTTCCTGCTCATCACCAAAGACAAGCCCATGGACGCCCAGCGAG CTCTGACTTGGCTCCGCAACACCAATGACGTGCAGACCGAGATGGGCGAGATGCGTAACGAAGCCGAGGCCTCCAAGCTGGTGCCTTCCGTGTCCTTGCGTGAGATCACCATGAACCCTACCCTGCGCATCCCGCTCGTCATCTCCGTCATGATGATGGTGGCCCAGCAGCTCTCCGGCATCAACGCT GTCATCTTCTTCTCCACGGAGATCTACAAGTCCGCCGGCCTGAACACTGACGCCGCCCTGCAGGCCACCATTGCCATGGGCGCCATGAACGTGCTCATGACCTTCGCCTCCCTGGTCATGGTGGAGAAGTTTGGCCGCAAGACCCTCATGCTGGTTGGTCTGAGCGGCATGCTGGTGGACGTGTTCCTGCTCTTCATCTGCCTGCTGTACAAGAACTCACACGTGGTTGTTGGTTACCTCTCCATCTTCCTGGTCATCTTCTTCGTGGTCATGTTCGCCACCGGTCCAGGTTCCATCCCTTGGTTCTTCGTAACGGAGCTCTTCGCCCAGAACGCCCGCCCCACCGCCTCCTCCATCGCTGTGGCCGTCAACTGGACCGCTGCCTTCATCGTCGGCATCGGTTTCCTGCCGCTCAAAGAG CTGATGGGTCCCTTCGTGTTCATCATATTCGTGGTGCTGCTCATCCTGTTCATCCTCTTCACGTGGTTCAAGGTTCCTGAGACCAAGGGCCGCTCCATTGACGAGATCACCTCCATCTTCAAGCAGACAGCATACGGCGACAGCAGAGTCTGA
- the LOC123507101 gene encoding solute carrier family 2, facilitated glucose transporter member 1-like isoform X2, which yields MGQDDKYAISMRDFFKGLNARLAFAISAAAFGSAFQHGYNLGVINNPQTLMEEWINSTYYDRYDEPMTEQKITFIFSIIVSIYCVGGMIGGALTGLFAERLGRKGGLLINNAFALVAAVLFGFCKMAGSYEMLIAARFVIGINNGLNAGLCPMYLSEIAPVSLRGAIGTAYQLVLTISILISQIMGLDNLLGTESLWPIALALTGIPAIFQLLALPVCPESPKFLLITKDKPMDAQRALTWLRNTNDVQTEMGEMRNEAEASKLVPSVSLREITMNPTLRIPLVISVMMMVAQQLSGINAVIFFSTEIYKSAGLNTDAALQATIAMGAMNVLMTFASLVMVEKFGRKTLMLVGLSGMLVDVFLLFICLLYKNSHVVVGYLSIFLVIFFVVMFATGPGSIPWFFVTELFAQNARPTASSIAVAVNWTAAFIVGIGFLPLKELMGPFVFIIFVVLLILFILFTWFKVPETKGRSIDEITSIFKQTAYGDSRV from the exons CTGATGGAGGAATGGATCAACAGCACGTACTATGACCGCTACGATGAGCCCATGACGGAGCAGAAAATCACCTTCATCTTCTCCATCATCGTGTCCATCTACTGCGTGGGCGGCATGATCGGCGGGGCCCTCACTGGCCTCTTcgctgaa AGGTTAGGCCGTAAGGGTGGACTGCTCATCAACAACGCCTTCGCCCTCGTCGCCGCCGTGCTCTTCGGGTTCTGCAAGATGGCTGGTTCCTACGAGATGCTGATCGCCGCTCGCTTCGTCATCGGTATCAACAACGGTCTGAACGCTGGTCTCTGCCCCATGTACCTGTCTGAAATCGCCCCCGTCAGTCTTCGCGGCGCCATCGGTACCGCCTACCAGCTGGTGCTCACCATCTCCATCCTG ATTTCTCAGATCATGGGCCTGGATAACCTTCTCGGCACGGAGTCTCTGTGGCCCATCGCCCTGGCCCTCACTGGTATCCCGGCCATCTTCCAGCTGCTCGCCCTGCCTGTCTGCCCTGAGTCACCCAAGTTCCTGCTCATCACCAAAGACAAGCCCATGGACGCCCAGCGAG CTCTGACTTGGCTCCGCAACACCAATGACGTGCAGACCGAGATGGGCGAGATGCGTAACGAAGCCGAGGCCTCCAAGCTGGTGCCTTCCGTGTCCTTGCGTGAGATCACCATGAACCCTACCCTGCGCATCCCGCTCGTCATCTCCGTCATGATGATGGTGGCCCAGCAGCTCTCCGGCATCAACGCT GTCATCTTCTTCTCCACGGAGATCTACAAGTCCGCCGGCCTGAACACTGACGCCGCCCTGCAGGCCACCATTGCCATGGGCGCCATGAACGTGCTCATGACCTTCGCCTCCCTGGTCATGGTGGAGAAGTTTGGCCGCAAGACCCTCATGCTGGTTGGTCTGAGCGGCATGCTGGTGGACGTGTTCCTGCTCTTCATCTGCCTGCTGTACAAGAACTCACACGTGGTTGTTGGTTACCTCTCCATCTTCCTGGTCATCTTCTTCGTGGTCATGTTCGCCACCGGTCCAGGTTCCATCCCTTGGTTCTTCGTAACGGAGCTCTTCGCCCAGAACGCCCGCCCCACCGCCTCCTCCATCGCTGTGGCCGTCAACTGGACCGCTGCCTTCATCGTCGGCATCGGTTTCCTGCCGCTCAAAGAG CTGATGGGTCCCTTCGTGTTCATCATATTCGTGGTGCTGCTCATCCTGTTCATCCTCTTCACGTGGTTCAAGGTTCCTGAGACCAAGGGCCGCTCCATTGACGAGATCACCTCCATCTTCAAGCAGACAGCATACGGCGACAGCAGAGTCTGA